Proteins encoded within one genomic window of Natator depressus isolate rNatDep1 chromosome 1, rNatDep2.hap1, whole genome shotgun sequence:
- the LOC141980505 gene encoding histone H3, which yields MARTKQTARKSTGGKAPRKQLATKAARKSAPATGGVKKPHRYRPGTVALREIRRYQKSTELLIRKLPFQRLVREIAQDFKTDLRFQSSAVMALQEASEAYLVGLFEDTNLCAIHAKRVTIMPKDIQLARRIRGERA from the coding sequence ATGGCCAGGACCAAGCAGACCGCCCGTAAATCCACCGGTGGCAAAGCTCCCCGTAAGCAGCTGGCCACTAAAGCTGCTCGGAAGAGCGCACCTGCAACTGGGGGAGTGAAGAAGCCTCATCGTTACCGACCCGGCACTGTTGCCCTGCGAGAGATCCGCCGCTACCAGAAATCTACCGAGCTGCTCATCCGCAAGCTgcccttccagcgcctggtgcgTGAAATCGCCCAGGACTTCAAAACTGATTTGCGGTTTCAGAGCTCGGCAGTTATGGCCCTGCAGGAGGCCAGCGAAGCCTACTTGGTGGGGCTTTTTGAGGACACCAACCTATGTGCTATTCACGCCAAGAGAGTCACCATTATGCCTAAGGACATCCAGTTAGCCCGGCGTATCCGCGGTGAGCGGGCTTAA
- the LOC141980509 gene encoding histone H2B 8 — protein sequence MPEPAKSAPAPKKGSKKAVTKTQKKGDKKRRKTRKESYSIYVYKVLKQVHPDTGISSKAMGIMNSFVNDIFERIAGEASRLAHYNKRSTITSREIQTAVRLLLPGELAKHAVSEGTKAVTKYTSSK from the coding sequence ATGCCGGAGCCAGCAAAATCTGCTCCCGCTCCCAAGAAGGGCTCTAAAAAAGCTGTGACCAAGACTCAGAAGAAGGGCGATAAGAAGCGTAGAAAGACTAGAAAGGAGAGTTATTCCATCTACGTGTACAAAGTGTTGAAGCAAGTTCACCCGGACACCGGTATTTCCTCTAAGGCGATGGGGATCATGAACTCCTTTGTAAATGACATCTTCGAGCGCATTGCGGGGGAAGCGTCTCGCCTCGCTCATTACAACAAGCGTTCAACCATCACTTCTCGGGAGATCCAGACTGCTGTGCGCCTGCTTCTGCCGGGGGAGCTGGCCAAACACGCCGTGTCTGAGGGCACCAAGGCCGTCACCAAGTACACCAGCTCCAAGTAA
- the LOC141986234 gene encoding histone H4, whose amino-acid sequence MSGRGKGGKGLGKGGAKRHRKVLRDNIQGITKPAIRRLARRGGVKRISGLIYEETRGVLKVFLENVIRDAVTYTEHAKRKTVTAMDVVYALKRQGRTLYGFGG is encoded by the coding sequence ATGTCTGGCCGGGGCAAAGGCGGTAAGGGGCTCGGAAAAGGAGGTGCTAAGCGCCATCGGAAGGTACTTCGTGATAACATCCAAGGTATTACCAAACCGGCTATTCGTCGTTTGGCTCGTCGTGGCGGTGTCAAGCGTATTTCTGGGTTGATCTATGAAGAGACTCGTGGCGTCCTCAAAGTTTTTCTCGAAAACGTGATCCGCGATGCTGTTACTTATACCGAGCATGCGAAGCGGAAGACTGTGACAGCTATGGACGTGGTTTATGCTTTAAAACGGCAGGGTCGCACTCTGTACGGATTCGGGGGCTAA
- the LOC141980507 gene encoding histone H2A type 2-C, translating to MSGRGKQGGKARAKAKSRSSRAGLQFPVGRVHRLLRKGNYAERVGAGAPVYMAAVLEYLTAEILELAGNAARDNKKTRIIPRHLQLAIRNDEELNKLLGKVTIAQGGVLPNIQAVLLPKKTESHKAKSK from the coding sequence ATGTCAGGCCGAGGAAAACAAGGAGGCAAAGCGAGGGCTAAGGCAAAGTCTCGCTCCTCGCGGGCTGGGCTGCAGTTCCCGGTTGGTCGAGTGCACCGCTTGCTCCGCAAAGGTAATTATGCTGAGCgggtgggggctggagccccGGTCTATATGGCTGCAGTGCTGGAGTATCTGACCGCTGAGATTCTCGAGTTAGCCGGCAACGCTGCTCGGGACAATAAGAAAACCAGAATCATTCCTCGCCATCTGCAGCTCGCCATCCGTAACGACGAGGAGCTCAACAAACTGCTTGGGAAAGTGACGATAGCTCAAGGGGGTGTCCTGCCCAACATCCAGGCCGTGCTACTGCCTAAGAAAACCGAGAGTCATAAGGCCAAGAGCAAGTGA
- the LOC141986226 gene encoding histone H1-like codes for MSETAPVAAPAVSAPEAKASATKPKKAAGGSKARKPSGPSVTELITKAVSASKERKGLSLAALKKALAAGGYDVEKSNSRIKVGLKSLVSKGTLVQTKGTGASGSFKLGKKPGETKEKPLRKKPAAKPKKPTARKPASALKKPKKAAAVKKSPKKVKKPAAAAAKKTAKSPKRVKAAKPKKADKSPVKAKAVKPKVAKPTKPKVAKAKKAAPKKK; via the coding sequence ATGTCCGAAACGGCGCCTGTTGCAGCTCCTGCTGTCTCTGCTCCTGAGGCAAAAGCTTCAGCTACAAAACCGAAGAAGGCGGCAGGAGGATCTAAAGCCCGCAAGCCTTCGGGTCCCAGCGTGACCGAGCTGATCACCAAGGCGGTGTCCGCTTCCAAGGAGCGCAAAGGGCTCTCCTTGGCCGCTCTTAAGAAGGCTCTGGCCGCCGGGGGGTACGATGTGGAGAAGAGTAACAGCCGCATCAAAGTAGGACTCAAGAGCCTGGTAAGCAAAGGTACGTTGGTGCAGACCAAAGGCACGGGCGCCTCTGGCTCTTTTAAACTCGGCAAGAAACCGGGTGAGACCAAGGAAAAGCCACTCAGGAAAAAGCCAGCGGCAAAGCCTAAGAAACCAACTGCCAGGAAACCCGCCAGCGCCCTCAAGAAACCCAAAAAGGCTGCGGCTGTGAAAAAGAGCCCGAAAAAAGTCAAGAAGCCAGCAGCTGCCGCGGCCAAAAAAACAGCCAAGAGCCCGAAAAGAGTTAAAGCAGCTAAGCCCAAGAAGGCAGATAAGAGCCCGGTTAAGGCCAAAGCGGTGAAACCCAAGGTGGCCAAGCCCACCAAACCTAAAGTAGCAAAGGCTAAGAAGGCAGCGCCCAAGAAGAAGTAA